TTCTTTTGTCATAAATTACGCGACTGAATGTATGCTTCAGGACTTGATTTCTGAACTTTGCATTTctcataataatattttaaaggataGGTTATATGAGTGTTAATGAGGTTACATAATTTGTCCACAAACATATATTTAGGAATTGGAAAAACTGGGTAAAAATCCATATATTTCACTGAAATCTTGCTCTTTTTGTATTAATCTGACATTAGGAAAATTAAgatgttaaacacacacacacacacacctcaaagAGTTTAAGTGAATTGACTGACAAAATCATTTCTATAACCCAGGTTTTCTGCCTGACAAATTGGAGTTTCCAGCACATTACTTAACAAAGTTTCTATGGAAAAAAAGATACACCATTTGTTATTTAGGGAAGATGGTAGTGGAAGCCAACTGGAAGGTTTAGGAAATCTGATCTCAAAGAGTTCCTTTCAATCTAACATGTAGAAAGCTTCCATCAAATTCATGGTGACTTGGAGCCCTCAAGCTAAATGATAAGCAGCTGCTATAATCAGCTAAATTCCTGATTTCTCTTGACaattattttgcttatccactgaAAAGAAAGGTAGCAGGAAAAATGTAATATCTCATtaagttttttccttctttcttccaccCTCACTTCTTGGGAGAAATGAATATTTCCCTGGAGGGAAAGAAGATTCTGACTTCTGTACTGCCTGATAAGTGTCCCAAGCAGCACTTCCATGCTTTCACAGGTGGATTTTTCTATCTGGAATTCAGTTCACAAATGTATCTTTCATACAACTTGTCTTCCTTTAAAATAGATGGCAAATACCTTCTTTTCAACATAGTCCATGTTGACAATCACCAATTCTTCTTCCAAACACTCCATCACCACATCAATCCAAATCCACTTCAGTAGTCTACTGCTCATTTATGATCTTGCAAATGTTCTATTTTAGGTTTGTCACATTTACTGTGATTACTCATATGCATCTTGATTTCCCTATTGAACTCTGATATTCTTAAAGGAAGAAACTGTGTCATGTTCCTCATATTGTGTCAttgtaggtgttcaataaacattcaGGAGAAATAGAGATGAGTGAAAGCATGAGAGGTTATTTCTCCATCCTGAAGAATTAGTTATCTTGAAAAAATAAGATTCACATGTAAGCACAGAATGTGAGACAAAATAGTTTTGCTCTtggattacaaataaatttgacatgTGGTTAGAATTGTCACATGGAAATCTGCATTAATTTTGTACATCCACTAAAATgagttccatttttaaaattataaaattaataagcCCAAATGGTCAGGgagaacagatgaggaaacaaaaatTAGAGATGGCAACATATTACTGAATGATCAATATTATATGAGGAAactagaagaactgaaaaaaactgTTTTAATGCCTTTGGTGATGTATATTAATAATAAGatggctgtttgttttttttattttcacagaCACCAGAAAATTTCAGAGGACAATACTTGATGGTAAAAAAGATCAATTGATAGAAAGATAGTATAAAAGTAATGGTGTGATTCCACTGATATACTTACCATCCTAAATAATGTTAACTAGTCCTCACTGATGACTGGAAGTTTATTctgagaagaaatttaaaatcagtACTATAAATGTGTATATGCCAGCCAGTGACAAAGGCATGGATGAGGCATCTTAAAAATTAGAAGACTCAATCAAAATCTTCACACTGAATTGTAAGACCCCAAGTTCTATtgagaaataaatgatttaatattttccaatgcttagaacagtacctgggaATGGTAAGTAAAATAAGTATCAGCCATTCATTAAGAATAAAAAGGTCCTCATAATAACTATTGGGTCATTGGTGAGATTATCAAAGGACTTTTGTTCATGCTTACATCCACAGGGAAATGTGTGTTATTTATTAACAGTTAAGAAAGGTAACCTAATAGAAATCCCTTCAGAAAATTCAGAACAGCTTTACACTTTATTACAAATTTATGAGGACGGGAATTCTGTCTTTTTCAAGTTAATATAAAATCAGTGTCAGGGATGAGAACTGGGacatagtaggtacttaataagAACTTGCTGAGTGAACTGATCAATGAATTAATGACAAAACAGcatataaacaagcaaacaaaaagctaATCTCTGATTCTCTGAAAGCTTGGTGCTTGATCATTAAAATGCACagtggaattaaaaaaattaggagGAGGATGAGACAATGATGACAATCTacatcttcccttctctttttcttactctaGGAAATCCACATAAATTTGAATTCATCTACTAATCATAACAGATGATCATACTGATGCTGAATAAAACAGACCTGTCCCCAGCATCATTCATTCTGAATGGATTCCCAGGCCTGGAGGACATGCATGTCTGGatttcctttccattctgctCCATGTATGTTGTGGCTAtggtggggaactgtgggctCCTCTACCTCATCCGCTGTGAAGACTCCCTGTACAGGCCCATGTGCTACTTCTTGGCCTTGCTTTCCTTCACTGACCTTGTCATGTGCTCTAATGCAATCCCTAAAGCCCTCAGCATCTTCTGGTTCCACCTCAAGGAAATCAGCTTTGATGAATGCCTGGCCCAGATGTTCTTTGTCCACACCTTCACAGGGATGGAGTCCGGGGTTCTCATGCTTATGGCCCTGGACCGCTACGTGGCCATCTGCTACCCTCCGTGCTACTCGATTATCCTCACCAGTCCTGTTATTGCAAAGGCTGGGCTGGCCACCTTCCTGAGAGGTGTGTTGCTCATCATTCCCTTCACTTTCCTCACCAAACGCCTGCCCTATTGCAGAGGCAATATAATTTCCCATACCTACTGTGACCACATGTCCGTGGCCAAATTATCCTGTGGCAATGTCAAGGTCAATGCTGTCTATGGCCTGATTGCTGCCCTCTTGATTGGGGGCTTTGACATCCTGTGCATCACAGTCTCCTACATCATGATCCTCCGGGCAGTGGTCAGCCTCTCATCATCAGATGCTCGGCAGAAGGCCTTCAGCACCTGCACTGCCCACATCTGTGCCATTGTTTTCTCCTATAGTCCAGCTCTCTTCTCCTTATTTTCCCATTGCTTTGGGGACCACATTATCCCTCTATCTTGCCACATCATTATGGCAAAACTTTATCTGCTCCTGCCTTCCACTATGAACCCTGTTGTCTATGGGATGAAAACCAAGCAGATACGGGACTGTGTCCAAAGGATGCTTTCAGGTTCTAAGGACACCAAATCCCACAGCATATGAACATACATTTTCTAGGgatgagaaaagaagggaaatattTCTCTTATCTGCCTGTTTAGGCAAGAGCTGACACAGTGTTTCTGTGAGTAGTGTTTTGACCATGAAAAGGAAAGAGG
This genomic stretch from Choloepus didactylus isolate mChoDid1 chromosome 6, mChoDid1.pri, whole genome shotgun sequence harbors:
- the LOC119537464 gene encoding olfactory receptor 52N4-like encodes the protein MIILMLNKTDLSPASFILNGFPGLEDMHVWISFPFCSMYVVAMVGNCGLLYLIRCEDSLYRPMCYFLALLSFTDLVMCSNAIPKALSIFWFHLKEISFDECLAQMFFVHTFTGMESGVLMLMALDRYVAICYPPCYSIILTSPVIAKAGLATFLRGVLLIIPFTFLTKRLPYCRGNIISHTYCDHMSVAKLSCGNVKVNAVYGLIAALLIGGFDILCITVSYIMILRAVVSLSSSDARQKAFSTCTAHICAIVFSYSPALFSLFSHCFGDHIIPLSCHIIMAKLYLLLPSTMNPVVYGMKTKQIRDCVQRMLSGSKDTKSHSI